In Crinalium epipsammum PCC 9333, the genomic window CAACGTCATTAAACCAACTGGCGCGGAAATTACGAAAATTTGGCGTACCGCGTCCAGCATCAGTACTGGTAGCACTGGGAATCTTCTTAGCTGTACTTGTGGGCTTTTTCTTTATAATTGTCCCCCCATTCGTCTCACAGTTTCAGGAACTGACCTCAACCAAGTTACCCCAAGTATTACAGCTATTTGATAGTTGGCGTAATCAACTGACAAAACTGATTTCACCTCAGATGAGTCAGTATTTACCTGATGTTAATAGCCTTAATAACCAAGTACAGCCTTTGCTTCAGGGTCTGGCAGGTAGATCTTTAGCTTTTTTCTCTAGTTCACTAGGGGTAATACTAAATTTCTTGCTCGTAATTGTGTTGACGCTAATGCTATTAGCTCAACCAACGTCTTACCGTAAGGCATTTGTACGCCTTTTCCCTTCCTTTTATCGGCGACGGGCGGACGGAATTCTTGATCAATGTGAATTTGCTTTAGGTAAATGGATTATCGGTGCTTTAATCAGCATGACTGTTGTTGCCTGCCTCAGTGTAATTGGCTTGTGGGCTTTAGGCATTCC contains:
- a CDS encoding AI-2E family transporter, whose protein sequence is MKLGQWIGFFALVISLYILWELRQLLLLMFAAVLIATSLNQLARKLRKFGVPRPASVLVALGIFLAVLVGFFFIIVPPFVSQFQELTSTKLPQVLQLFDSWRNQLTKLISPQMSQYLPDVNSLNNQVQPLLQGLAGRSLAFFSSSLGVILNFLLVIVLTLMLLAQPTSYRKAFVRLFPSFYRRRADGILDQCEFALGKWIIGALISMTVVACLSVIGLWALGIPVPLAQGVLAGLLNFIPNIGPTFSVVLPMAISLLDAPWKAGAVFIVYFLIQQFETNLLTPYVMAQQVSLLPAVTLLAQVFFATFFGILGFLLALPLTVVGQVWVQEVLVKDVLDQWNTKQENERELVVVSDSLQPDEFRETTDTEIQS